The Tolypothrix sp. PCC 7712 region GTCGCATTCTGAGCTTAGAAAATATGCTCACAACTGCGCTTCAGCAATCGAAATACTATATACAAGGAGATAACAAAGTGTCTGATATTAGCGGCATCAATATTCAAAATAGTACCAATGTTAGCGGAATTGCTGGCGGTGGTTCTGTCGCCAACCTGGGAACCATTAGCGGTAATGTGAATATTGCCCTCAATCAGTTACCCGATTCCCCCGAAGCAGATAAACCCGGAATCAAAGAATTGTTGACGCAATTACAAGAATCAATTTCTCAGTCATCAGAGTTATCAGATGACGATAAAGCTGAGGCGTTAGAACAGGTGCAAAGTTTAGCAGAAGCCGCGAAAACTCCCCAAGAGAATGGAAGTAAAAAGACTGCAAAGACTGCAATCACTATGTTGAAGGGAATATTTACAGGCTTACCTGCTGTGGCTTCTCTGGTGGAAGCGGGGAATAAATTATTGCCGCTAATTGCTAAGTTATTCGGTTTGGGATAAAGACGTAATTTTGGATTTACTTATCATCAAAATCCGCGTTATATGATGTCGGGCAAATTATAATATGTCACTGCGGACACTTCATTCTATTCGCAATGACGGGTATTTGAATGGACATGATATCAAATAATGTTGGCGACACATCAATATATTCTAGAGGGCAAGGCACTGCCCATAGGTGTCAACTTAACGTGAAACCCGCTTCGTTGCAAGGTTTTGCCCTCACCCCCAGCCCCTCTCCCACGGGGAGAAGGGAGCAAGAGATTTATTTAGTTCCCCTTCTCCTGCGGGAGAAGGGGTTAGGGGATGAGGGCGCGAGGTATTTGTACAACGCCCACCCTATATCGCTTTTAGCTTAAGTTGACACCTATGTACCTTGCCCCTACAATCTGTCGCATTCTTTTTGTAAATTGGTACTACTTAATCAATAGCCTCTTACCCATTACCCATTACCCCTTCCCCCTTCCCCATTACCCATTACCCATTCCCACTAACAATCCCAGACCACTGCACTTTTTTCTGCTGTTCTCGGCGATAAGAGAAAAAGTGTTCTGGGGTTTGGTAAGTGCAATAAGGAGCGATCGCAATTTGTTCGCCGCTAATTCCTAAGCTTTCTATTTGTAAGGTATTTACCCGCCGTACATCTACCCGCACTTTCCCTGGATCGCGATCGGGAATTAATGGGGAATTGGGTAGTTCATGTAAAGCATCAACTATTTTTTGTTCGTCTTCATGGCTGATAATGCTAGATCCAATTTCCGCAGCCACTTCAACAGAGACTTGGTAAACTTCACCTGCGATCGCAGGCCCCATTGCTATTCGCAAATTTTCTAGCTTGCTACCTTGTGCTTTTAATCTTGCGATCGCTTGGGGAACAATTTTTTTCGCAGTCCCCCGCCAGCCTGCATGAATGGCTGCGACTTGTCCGGTTTTGATATCACCAATTAGCACTGGCGTACAATCAGCGCTGGCTACCCACACCGCTTGCAAAGGTTGTTCGCTAACTAAACCATCTGCTGATGCTAATGCTGAATCGCCTTCACCATCCACATCATCCCCGCCATTGCTTAACTTATGATCAATTTCTTGCGGAGTCAAAACGGTATTGCCATGAACCTGTTTTAAGCGATAAACTGATGCGTCAGGTTGCAGTACCTGTGTTAATTCTTGTGGTGAACGTGGCCAAAACGGCTGGGTAAAGAAGCCGTGTTGCCAAGGTTCTAGGATACTACAAGTCAGGTAAGGCATTCCTTCCCAATTGCGCCAGTGCCAAGTGTGCATCGTCAACCAAACCTAAACAGAAACATCAAAATTAGCCAGTCAATTAATGCTAACTTGTACAACGGGATTTGGGTTAACTGCGTGAAATTAGATCGGCAATATTTAGAAGCAGCCCTCAAAGCAGGGCGACAGTATTCCTATTTACCATTTTCTCTACACATTTTTGATAGTGTAGCTTCTACTAACCAAACTCTCTGGGGCTTACTAGCAGAGGGCGCTAAACCAGGATGTGTCGTTATCGCTACTCAGCAAACTGCTGGACGTGGACAATGGGGTCGCCAGTGGAGTTCTCCTTCTGGAGGATTATATCTTTCGGTAGCGATTCAGCCTAAACTAGATGCTGTTAATAGTTACCAATTAACTTTAGCAAGTGCTTGGGGAATAGCTTCACAATTACAAAAATCTGGTGTCACTGTGGGGATTAAATGGCCTAATGATTTAGTTTTAGACGGCCGCAAACTAGGCGGAATTTTAACGGAAACGAAAATCAATCAAGGACAAATTACCCAAGCTGTAATTGGTGTGGGCATTAACTGGGCAAACCCTGTACCGGAAACTGGAATTAACTTGGAATTATGGCAAGCCTCACAGCTTAACAAAGCAATTCCTTCTCTAGAAATGTTAACTTCTCAAGTTTTATTAGGGATAGAATCCGGTCTGAAGTGCTTATTTGAAGAAGGAGTAAACATACTCTTGTCTGACTATCTGAATTTACTGATCAATATGGGCGATCGCATACACGTCAATCAACTTGCGGGTACTGTAATTGGGGTAACCCCTCAAGGTAATTTACGTGTAAATCTCGAAACTTATAATACAAAGGAAGTTATCTCATCAGAAATTTACATTGAACCCGGTACAATCAGTCTGGGTTACAAAAAATCTTCTGTTTAACTTTTAGGTTTGTTTACAATTCAGCTCTTTGGGCAAGACAAACCACAGCATCATCTGTTTACTTTTATTTACAAAAAACCGAGACAACAAATGACGCAGCTCCATAACTCTGCCCATAAACGTTTGCCAAAAACAACCAAACGCTTTGCCGCAACGCTACCAGCACAGAGTCTCTGTTGGCTGAGTAGCGTTAGCCTTTTAGGTAACGGTTTAGTCTTGGCGCAAACGGAAACATCTATAGATAACATCGTTCCTACTATTGAAAATACTCAACCTAGCGCTGCCACAGTTCCTGTTAAAAAAGATACTGTAACTCCAGAAGCTACTCGCCCACAAGTAGAATTTTCTGAACGGCGAGTCAGGCTGAAAAAGAGATTAAATCGGGAAAATGTTTCTCAATCATCACAACCAGTCACACCTGCAAAACCAAAAGTAGAAGCGGCTGAACCTGTGATTATTAGACGCGCACAACCCCAAGTTGAAACCAGCGTTAGAGAAGAAAAACCCAAAACCACAATCGCCACACCTAAGCCTTTACGAACTGTACCGGAAAAACTACCAGAAGTTGCCACACCAGCTAACACTCCTAAAAGCCCAGTTGGTAGCACGGAAGTTGAACCAAAACAAGATTACAATAACGCCTACATTGACCCCACCGATTACAAAGTAGGCGGTTCTAACTACCAAGCACCCAATTCTGTAATCATCACAGAACGTTCTAGTGGTTGCCGTACTACTTTACCTACAGGACAAGCTATATCAGGTAGTTTTTGTGCGAAACCTAGCAATCAGCCTGTAGCTGATGGTAGTAGCAAAGCCGCACCTTCTTGGCTCAGAAGAAGTCAAAGCACTAAATTAGCCAACTCTCCTGTTGTCAGACCAATTGCCAATACAGCTACCAGCAGCAGATGGCGCAGTCCTCAAGTAGCAACA contains the following coding sequences:
- the pgeF gene encoding peptidoglycan editing factor PgeF, producing MHTWHWRNWEGMPYLTCSILEPWQHGFFTQPFWPRSPQELTQVLQPDASVYRLKQVHGNTVLTPQEIDHKLSNGGDDVDGEGDSALASADGLVSEQPLQAVWVASADCTPVLIGDIKTGQVAAIHAGWRGTAKKIVPQAIARLKAQGSKLENLRIAMGPAIAGEVYQVSVEVAAEIGSSIISHEDEQKIVDALHELPNSPLIPDRDPGKVRVDVRRVNTLQIESLGISGEQIAIAPYCTYQTPEHFFSYRREQQKKVQWSGIVSGNG
- a CDS encoding biotin--[acetyl-CoA-carboxylase] ligase; this encodes MKLDRQYLEAALKAGRQYSYLPFSLHIFDSVASTNQTLWGLLAEGAKPGCVVIATQQTAGRGQWGRQWSSPSGGLYLSVAIQPKLDAVNSYQLTLASAWGIASQLQKSGVTVGIKWPNDLVLDGRKLGGILTETKINQGQITQAVIGVGINWANPVPETGINLELWQASQLNKAIPSLEMLTSQVLLGIESGLKCLFEEGVNILLSDYLNLLINMGDRIHVNQLAGTVIGVTPQGNLRVNLETYNTKEVISSEIYIEPGTISLGYKKSSV
- a CDS encoding M23 family metallopeptidase, producing MTQLHNSAHKRLPKTTKRFAATLPAQSLCWLSSVSLLGNGLVLAQTETSIDNIVPTIENTQPSAATVPVKKDTVTPEATRPQVEFSERRVRLKKRLNRENVSQSSQPVTPAKPKVEAAEPVIIRRAQPQVETSVREEKPKTTIATPKPLRTVPEKLPEVATPANTPKSPVGSTEVEPKQDYNNAYIDPTDYKVGGSNYQAPNSVIITERSSGCRTTLPTGQAISGSFCAKPSNQPVADGSSKAAPSWLRRSQSTKLANSPVVRPIANTATSSRWRSPQVATENTVANRIAASVTKTAYRPNRFIPNPSEFAPTKVSETAIAPSGGTLPPPMADGNIAPRPSMVAYDFPLASTLPQVPFAPRVAYNGQGMMFPLTIPAPITSLFGWRIHPITGDRRFHAGTDLGAPMGTPVLAAASGQVESADWMGGYGLAVTINHPSAQQTLYGHLSQIFVRPGQMVEPGTVIGQVGSTGNSTGPHLHFEVRHLTQNGWVATDPGVYLNTALSQMIQPAQTAQLNKEPGS